The following DNA comes from Vicia villosa cultivar HV-30 ecotype Madison, WI unplaced genomic scaffold, Vvil1.0 ctg.001069F_1_1, whole genome shotgun sequence.
cttcaataattcatccctccaaaattttccgtcTCAATAATTGATCCCTGACGTCAAATGGCACTAACGGTCGCTTATGCGGCATCCTACGtgtaataattttttgtttttcttttactttctgcaatgACAATGTGACATAAATAGGTTAATTTATAAAGAGGAATCCCAATTTCTCACTTGCCCTAATCGCTACAGAAAGTTTCCCAATTTTTTCATGTTCTTCTTCTACTTCTCCTGCTTCATCTCCTCTCTACTAAAATCGTGAAACCCATCATCACACTTGCTTGTCTTTGTCATCCTTTTGCTCTTACTCTTGTTCTGCTCTCCATCATCATGTCAACTGCTTCGGTGAAATCTCGAGTTGAGAAGTTTTGTGGGTGTCATGTTCGTATGGTGTCGTATCTCTGCAAGAATGGACCAAACAAAGGTAGGTTGTTTTGGAGATGCCCTAATTGGAGGAGTGCAGATACGTGTGATCTCTTCATATGGGATGAAGATTTTGCAGACCATTCTGGAACTGAAGTTGCAGATTCGATGAACACTGATTTAGAAGCCATGGCATCTTTGGGATATATGAAGttcttttatgaataatcaaggaagaagagcaagaacttgaagatgaagttgaaaaTAGAGAAATTTCATGGACGATTGAAGATGTTTTGTCTTGTTGTGTCCTTTGTCCTGAATGTGTATTTTGTTATGAAATGTAGTTGTTGAATTAAGTGTTATGTCATGAATTTTGTAATGTCATTTTTTATGGTGGTGGTGTTGTAATGTTAACTTGATTTTTAATGAAAGGAGATTGTTATGTTCTGCATCAATTTACTTGTATGTATCATTAGGGTTCAAAATTGGTAAATTGTTAGCAATAGTTATTTGTATAATGATTGTAATTGGtaaattgttaaaataattttatttgatagaTGACCAAAAGTTACTTGTAACATGACTGTAATTGGCAATAGGATAAGGATAACATTACTTAAGTTGCAAAGTACAAAATGAGGAGCTCAATAACAGTAGTTGCAAAAGTTTTAGGACCAGAACTATTTAATTTCACAGGACTTGTATCAACACTCAGTGGTTGAATATCCAGGATTCCATCATCATTTAACAATGCTTCAAACACGTTAGGATCTATACCACAATACATTCTCATGGCCTCGGCAGAAGATTGTGTACTTGTTACCTCAGGTTGTGCATTTGGCTGGGTCTCAGTGTTTGCAGCAACACCAGGCTGGGTCTCCATTGTTGCAGTTTGAGTTTAACTACCTTGAGTGGCTGCAACAGTTCTTGGCACTTCTCCTTCAACACTTGCTAGTTGTTTATTTTTCTTACGGGTCCTTTTGTTGTGCCCATATTCAAAGCAAGTTTTGCACCTATGACTTGTATTTGTCCTTTTCCACTTGTTTTGAGAAGCCTCATATGGATCTCTTCTTCTTAGTTTCTTGGGTCTACTTGGACCTCTCTTAAAACTAGGTGGTAATATGTCTGGGTCAGTAGTCCTTGGCCATTCATTTTGGCCATTAAGAGGGGTGATAAATTCATTGTAGCATGCCAAATAATTATTCCTATGATAACATTTGTGGACATACTTAATGGGATCATCAACTTTCCTATGTATGGTTGCAACTGCATGTCTACAAGGAATACCAACCAAGTCCCAAAATTTACAAGAACAAGTCTTTTTTGCTAAGTCTACAACAAAATTATCTATGAACATAACATATGTGACCTGAAAGGTTAATCTACCAGCATAGGTTGGCAACCAATTTGCACATTTTTCTATCTCCTTATCAAACCTCCTAAGGGGTTTTGACATGATCTCTCCCTTGTAATTTTCTACTTTCTCCTTAAGAGTGGCAAACCTGCCCATGAGATAGTTCTTAATCCATTCAAACATGGCGATAATAGGTTTATCCCTTTGCATTAAAATTGTTGCATTAAAGGATTCACTAAGGTTGTTCATCAGAACATCACACTTAGAGTACAATGGAAATGCATGCTTACACCACTTATGTTTGGGTATAGCATTTAACCAATCATAAGCATCTAAACTAACCTCCTTAATCTGATTCATTTTCTCCTCATGTGATTTCAAATAGGTGGCCTTTGCTGCAGCCATAATGAGATATCTGTATAGTGTACCACCTCCATACTTCTTCTTAAAGTTAGCATATAAATGCCTCAGGCAAAACCTGTGTTCAAACTCAGGATATTCTTCCTTAAATACATTCACAAGTCACTACACATATTACAATAGATCAGAAATAAATAAACAGTAATGAGGTGCTAATCATGAACAAACATTAATGAGGAGTTACAAATACCTTTTGCTGGTCAGACATAAAGCACCACCTGTTTTCATGACCAATATCATCAGGAAGTAACTTAACAAACAAACTCCAAGAGTCATTAGTTTCAGTATCCACAACCCTAAtagcaagaggaaggtattggtCATTTGCATCCCTACTAACATCAATCAGCAAGATTCCACCATATTTGTTTTTGAGGTGATAGCCATCTAACCTTATGAATGGTCTGCATCCAACCTTCAATGCTTTCTTGATTCCATCAAAACACATGTAGCATCTTTCAAACCTTGGAGGTGTTCTAGAAATGTTCATCTTAAGTGTATTTCCTATTGATGCCCTCCTCAATTCAGCTCCATAAGACCAAAGCATATTGTATTGCTTGGCTGAGTCTCCTTCAACAACCTTTCTAGCTAGCTTCCTAGCCTTAACAGCCCTACACCCAGTAATTTCTGTAGAATACCTAAGTCTTACATCAGCCACAACTTCATTCAATTTCATACCCGAGTTGTTCTTTAATCTTTAACCAATAACTCTAGAGACCCAATCAACATTAACATTCTTGTTGAAGAACTTCCTACCACATTTGTGCTTTGCATATAGAGTTTTGATCCTAAATGTTGTTGTTCTCAGTACCCTACTGCATAGGACTGTGTAGTCACATTGTTTTTTGTATTTACAAACAACCCTACACCTTGTTAAATAATTTTTGGAAAACCTCACCTCCCTACCATTCAACACATTTATTCAAGTACAACCTTCTTAAATTGCTTTAGAGATGCAAACTCCATTCCCCACCTTGAATGATAACTCTTTTCTTAGTTTTTCACCTTCATTAAATCTGATCACTGGTGGCCTCTCATCAGCACTATCATCATCTGCCCCACTATCAATACCGTCAGTCATGTAACCATCATCAATTACATGTTCCCTATCCATCTCATCAGTAATCAAACCCTTCTTAATACCTTGACTTGTCCCAGCACCAACACCATCATTCATATTACTTGTCTCAGCACCAACACCATCACCAGCAACATCATTCACTTGAGTTGTACCAGCACCAACACCATCACCAGCAGCATCATTCCCTATACCTTTCCCAACACTACCACCTTTCTCCATATGACTTGGACCTTCACCAATGAGTTCATCAAAATCGTGCATTCTTTCCTTTTCACTATCTTCAAAGTGTATACCATTCAAAGTGTCCTTAGATGGTTCACTATTAACCTCTTCAATTTCCTCAGCAACAACATGGCCTTTTCTTTCTCTATTAACCTCTCCATGTAAGTCTTCTCACCACCAGGTAATCTTGCCTCAGCATATATCTCGACATCACACTTATTCTCCTTAGCACACACAACTAACTTTGTTGCATCAACATCATTATCAGAGGGTTTAAGATCATTTTTAAGACTTTCCTTTTCAGCCTTCCACCACATCTTAACATCTTCGATTTTAAATGAAGAATCCATGTCCTTAATCAAGTCACAGGCTTCAAAGTAGGACCAATAATCCGGGTCTTGACCACTGACAGCATAAACGCCCTCCCTTCATATGTTAACCCTCCTCCTTTACAAAAGAACCTTTCGTATAGAAAACAACCTTAAATAACCCCATTTCCTACACGTttcaagaaaaaacaaaagtAGGTTCAGTTTTTAAGAAAACTCATAAATCCTAGTTTTTCAGGTACGAAATACAGTTGGGATCGTTTTCACTGTCATTACTGAAGAGAATAAACAAAACGGAGTGGGCCTTACCTTGTCGTTCTTGGGACCGCAACAAGCTTCGTAACCTTCGTCAATGGAGGGACCATAGAGGCGCTACAGTATTGCGCGTTGAAGGAGGGAGGGGACAAGGGACCACACCTTTCTATTAGGGATTCTGAAATGTTTCTGAAATTCTTATCAATAATGTATAAGGACCATAATATGCCACCTAAGCTAATGTAATCCAACtctgaaaataaataaacaaaaatttattaCACGTAGTATGCCACATAAGCAACCGTTAGTGTCATTTGACGTCAGGGATTAATTATTGAgacggaaaattttggagggatgaatTGTTGAAGGAAATTTATGgaaggactaaaaatgaaatttcaaatatttagagggacgaaaaacttatttaaccctatatatatatatatatatatatatatatatatatatatatatatatatatatatatatatatatatatatatatatatatatatatatatatatatatatatatatatatatatatatatatatatatatatatatatatatatatatatatatatcatgtaaataaaaaaattgtttaaaatattatatatacatattcaaaaaataaaattagaaaatagtTTAGTCAATTAAAATAACTTTGGGATTGGTCACATaactaacaaaaatattttttacaagTAAATTCATTAAGCACTATTTATCTATGCCGATCAATTTATTTACTGTAAAAATACTCTTAAACTTATAACTAATTAAACGTTAAAAATAAAAACCGTTACAAGTTTTAGAAAATTAACCTAATTATGtcttatatgaaaaaaaatagtttaattgtgacatattcaaaatttgttattagaaatatttatagaaaatttCTAATAtcatttttatgaatatttaaataaatttaatataaaaacatatttaaataaatttaatataaagacaAGTTTTACAAAATTAACCTAAGTATGtcttatatgaaaaaaaaaaat
Coding sequences within:
- the LOC131633114 gene encoding uncharacterized protein LOC131633114, translated to MKLNEVVADVRLRYSTEITGCRAVKARKLARKVVEGDSAKQYNMLWSYGAELRRASIGNTLKMNISRTPPRFERCYMCFDGIKKALKVGCRPFIRLDGYHLKNKYGGILLIDVSRDANDQYLPLAIRVVDTETNDSWSLFVKLLPDDIGHENRWCFMSDQQKEEYPEFEHRFCLRHLYANFKKKYGGGTLYRYLIMAAAKATYLKSHEEKMNQIKEVSLDAYDWLNAIPKHKWCKHAFPLYSKCDVLMNNLSESFNATILMQRDKPIIAMFEWIKNYLMGRFATLKEKVENYKGEIMSKPLRRFDKEIEKCANWLPTYAGRLTFQVTYVMFIDNFVVDLAKKTCSCKFWDLVGIPCRHAVATIHRKVDDPIKYVHKCYHRNNYLACYNEFITPLNGQNEWPRTTDPDILPPSFKRGPSRPKKLRRRDPYEASQNKWKRTNTSHRCKTCFEYGHNKRTRKKNKQLASVEGEVPRTVAATQGS